From one Nymphalis io chromosome 19, ilAglIoxx1.1, whole genome shotgun sequence genomic stretch:
- the LOC126776148 gene encoding esterase FE4-like, with protein sequence MLDKFRNMWRAIVLLFLVNSVLAEEEDYKIVTLGDGIVKGEKYWDGEFYQFFGIPYATLPKGRDRFQAPLPVEPWEGILDASKKTTICHQCYYTGDNNDEIMLDGEDDCLVINLLTPKVASDDNLVPVVVYIHSGAFSGGSGNMAHFNYLARHDVITVSFNYRLGAFGFACLGNKEIPGNAGLKDQVAALRWINKNIKNFGGDPNQVTLAGFSVGAAMAELLSLSEATTGLFNKLILESGSALAPFTINRNPLATAKNVALSLGYNGTDSLDELTEFYLNATVNDLAEKSLNYYLKNSTFGFAPCIENIIEGIEPTITESPYELMRKGFNKDIAIITGFSNMEGISRSIKFGEWREDMNEDFSEFLPADLKFKDEKSKNDLIREIKQYYFQGKEVKADTLQNYVNYFSDSMFKYNIMRSANLRAKMTKKPVYVYQFSYVGKLNIEHNYMDRLKGASHRDQTAYVLDFFGWSNNYKDLDTRERMTMMWTDFVKYENPTAFESSLIPFKWLPYTSENQNYLEIDKKLQMKTGLFVEEWKFWNKIYEKYYWNPTAPQLSDIKK encoded by the exons ATGCTAGATAAG TTTAGGAATATGTGGCGAGCGATCGTATTGTTATTCCTTGTGAACAGCGTTCTCGCTGAAGAGGAAGATTATAAAATTGTCACGTTGGGAGATGGCATCGTGAAAGGTGAAAAGTATTGGGACGGCGAATTCTATCAATTCTTCGGCATACCGTACGCTACGTTGCCAAAAGGAAGGGATCGATTtcag GCGCCACTTCCTGTCGAGCCTTGGGAAGGAATATTAGACGCATcgaaaaaaacaacaatatgtCATCAATGCTATTATACCGGTGACAATAACGATGAAATAATGTTAGATGGAGaagatgactgcctcgttatcAATCTACTTACGCCGAAAGTAGCATCAGATGATAATCTTGTACCGGTTGTTGTTTACATACATAGCGGGGCATTTTCCGGTGGAAGCGGCAATATGGCTCATTTCAACTATTTAGCAAGACATGACGTAATTACCGTCAGTTTCAACTACAGATTAGGAGCATTTGGTTTTGCCTGTCTAGGCAATAAAGAAATACCCGGAAATGCTGGTTTGAAAGATCAAGTTGCTGCTTTACGATGGATTAATAAGAATATCAAAAACTTTGGTGGCGATCCTAACCAAGTTACTCTCGCAGGATTTAGTGTAGGTGCAGCAATGGCTGAACTTCTTTCTTTATCTGAAGCAACGACtggtttatttaacaaattaattttagaaagtGGTTCCGCATTAGCGCCTTTCACCATTAATAGAAATCCATTAGCTACAGCTAAGAACGTAGCATTATCACTAGGTTACAATGGAACTGATAGCTTAGATGAACTAACAGAATTCTACTTAAATGCTACTGTAAATGATTTAGcagaaaaaagtttaaattactatttaaaaaatagtacattTGGTTTCGCTCCATGTATTGAGAACATAATAGAAGGAATAGAGCCAACAATTACAGAGTCTCCCTACGAATTAATGAGAAAAGGTTTTAACAAGGATATTGCAATTATAACAGGCTTCTCAAACATGGAAGGTATAAGTCGGAGTATTAAATTCGGTGAATGGAGAGAAGATATGAATGAAGATTTTTCCGAATTTCTTCCAGCagatttaaaattcaaagatgaaaaatctaaaaatgatttaattcgAGAAATTAAGCAGTATTACTTCCAAGGTAAAGAAGTGAAGGCTGATACGTTACAGAATTATGTTAATTACTTCTCTGATTCTatgttcaaatataatattatgagatCAGCTAATTTACGTGCAAAAATGACGAAAAAACCTGTTTATGTTTACCAATTTTCTTACGTTGGTAAGTTGAATATAGAACATAACTACATGGACAGACTTAAAGGCGCAAGTCACAGAGATCAGACGGCGTATGTTCTTGACTTTTTTGGATGGTCGAATAATTATAAGGACTTAGATACGAGAGAACGGATGACTATGATGTGGACTGACTTCGTTAAATACGA aaatccAACAGCGTTCGAATCTTCCCTCATTCCCTTCAAATGGCTACCTTATACAAGTGAAAACCAAAACTATTTGGAAATCGACAAAAAATTGCAAATGAAGACGGGCCTGTTTGTTGAAGAATGGAAATTTTGGAACAAAATCTATGAAAAATACTATTGGAACCCAACTGCTCCACAGCttagtgatataaaaaaataa